The Spirulina subsalsa PCC 9445 region TTGATACTCCCGGTCATGTGGATTTTACCATTGAAGTTGAACGCGCTTTGCGGGTTCTCGATGGGGGGATTATGGTACTTTGTGGGGTGGCTGGGGTGCAGTCCCAATCCATTACAGTGGATCGGCAAATGAAACGCTATAACGTCCCTCGAATTGCTTTTATTAATAAAATGGATCGGGTGGGGTCGAATGTTTTTCGGGTGGTACAAGCCCTGATTGATAAATTACATTTAAATGCTTTTTTATTACAATATCCCATCGGTTCTGAACGGGACTTTCAGGGGGTAATTGATTTAATTGAAATGCAAGCCCATTATTATGGGGGAGAGCATGGGGAGGACTGGCAAAAAGAGCCAATTCCTGAACATTTAAAAGAATTAGCTCAAGAGGCGCGGGATAATTTATTAGATCGTCTTTCGTTTTATTCGGAAACCATGACGGAGTGTTTATTAAATGAACAACCGATTCCTTGTGAGTTAATTTGGGACACTTTACGTCAGGCCACTTTAGGGCAAGAGATTGTTCCGGTTTTGTGTGGATCGGCTTATAAAAATAAGGGGGTGCAGAATTTATTAGAGGCCGTGAATCGTTATCTGCCGTCACCTTGCGATCGCGCCTCCATCACCGCCACCGACGTAGAAACCGAACAAAAGCGGGAGATTCCCCCGGATTCAGATTCCCCCCTCGTCGCCCACGTCTTCAAACTCACCGATGACGAATATGGACAACTCACCTATATCCGTCTTTACTCCGGCACCATCCACAAAGGCAAAGGCTACCTCAACAGTCGCACTCAGCGCCATGTCCGAGTGAGTCGTATTGTGCGCCTCCACGCCGACGAACGCCAAGATATTGAATCAGCCAGCGCGGGGGATATAGTGGCTTTATTGGGCGTAAATTGCGCCTCTGGGGACACTTTATGCGGGGAGGGGATTAATGTATCCCTCGAAGGAATGTATATCCCGGATCCCGTGATTACCCTGGCCATCACCCCCCACTCCCAAGACGATGCAGCGCGCTTAGAAAAAGCCCTCCAGCGCTTTAGTCATGAAGATCCCACCTTTAAAGTCAATCAAGATCCAGAATCGGGCAAAACTTTAATTTCGGGGATGGGAGAACTCCACCTTGACATTTATCTGGAACGGATGGAACAAGAATATAACGCCAAGGTCTATATCGGAAAACCAGCCGTTGCTTACCGAGAAACCATTACCCAAGGGTCTAATTTTGATTACACCCTCAAAAAACAAACCGGGGGATCGGGACAATATGCCCAGGTGATTGGTCGTTTAGAACCTTGTTCAGAAACGTTTTTATTTGAAAATCAGGTGCGGGGCGGAGAAATTCCGAAACCCTTTATCCTGGCCTGTGAAAAAGGGTTTAAAGATGCCATGAGTACGGGATTTATTCAAGGCTATCCTGTGACCGGAGTTAAGGTCATTTTACAGGGCGGATCGATTCATCCGGTAGACTCTAGTGAAAATGCCTTTCGCTTTGCCGCCCGACAGGGATTTGAGGAGGCCTTTCGGGCGGCCCATCCCCAGGTTTTAGAACCGATCATGAGGGTGGAAATTGAAACGCCAAGTCAGTTTTTAGGGCGGATTCAAGGTGACTTAATGGCGCGTCGCGGTGTATTATTAGGATCAGAGGTGATAGAAGACTATACCGTGATCTGGGCGGACGTGCCGTTAGTGGAGATGTTTGGTTACTCTACAGACCTGCGTTCTTTGTCCCAGGGCATGGCAGCGTTTGCAATGGAGCTATCTGGCTATCAACCGATCCCCCCAGTGGTCGGTGTGTAGTGTTTTATTTTTGTGTGAATGAAGCGTGGGGGTACGTCGCAAGACGTACCCTTTTTTTGGGAAACCACAAACTTTGCAGTTTCTCGCTCCCCATCGAAAGCCCTATTAACAGTGCTTAGATGGATATTCAGCAGACCCTAAATAACCGGCTTGAGCAAGTCACCTCAAAGAGCCAAGAGGGTCTTTAGGCTGGGGACTGTCAACAAACAAGATCCCATAACCAATAGGGGGAGGTGAACAGGAGTAATAGGGAAAGATACATTCCCCAGAACAACATAGCGGGGAAAGCGCGATCGCGTCGGGCAATCAAGAGGGTGGTACTCCCCCAAGTAATACCCAAGGATCCCAGAATTAAGATCCCAATGGGGAACATTGGAAACAACACACTCACAGCTAAACTCGCCATCATCGCCAAGAGTCCCAAAGTGGCCAAAATGCCCACCCATAACACAGGATAGGGGCGATAGGTGGGGAAATGGCAGATTTCCGCTAGTGCTAATCCGGCAGCTAACGCCCAAACTGGACACAAGGGGACAATCGACACGGGAACAAAAACCGCTAGCAGAATCAGTCCTAATCCATAGACTCCCGTCCAGACCCAAATTAAGCGACTCCAGCCCCAAGTGAGGTTTTTCCCACAGAGTTGATAGCCATATCCGACCATGAGTAAACCGGGCAGACTCCAAAGTAAGAGTTCTAACAGTAATGTAACCGGAAAACCAAAGCGGGAGGGGGGCAGGGGCGTTAAGAGGGGGGCTAACATTAAACCTGTTAACCAGGGCATCTCATGAACTAAACTTTGTAGAATCGACCAGAGAATCACTGGGGTAATCCCCAACAATAGCCCAAACCAAAGGGGCAAGCGACGCAATAAACGGGGGGTATCCCACTGTAAAAAGATGAACACCACCGCCCCCATTAAAAGCGCGCCCGCCCCTTGTACTAAGGCCAGCAAACCCAATCCTAGACCGATTCCCAGAGTCCATCGCCAATCTCGGCGCGATCGCAACAAACAAAACACAATCAGCAACTCTAGGCACAGTGTCACTCCATCCCCCATAGCCAAACGACTGTAGCGCGCCACGGGAAATAGGGTTAAATAACTAAACGCCGCGAAAATTGCCGCCGTGCGATTGGGCAGAATTTCCCGTCCTACCCCATAGAGTAGAGGAACTGACAAAGCCCCTGCCAGCGCCCCCGGCAAGCGAACCATCCAGATATTCACCCCACCCCACTTATAGGCTAAGGCAATTAGCCCAGCTAACAGGGGAAAATGTTCTACATAAGGACGACCTTCCAAGGTGGGAAAAAACCAATTTCTCCCCATGATCTCCCGGGCAGCTTCCGCCAGCATCGTCTCTTGACCTGCCTGTAGGGGCAATTCCGCCAGATTTACCGTAAACAGCAGCAGCGCGGCCACCAAAAAACCCAACCACCAAAACCGTTCTTGCCACACTTCTGGCTGAGGCAAGCGCTGCCGATAACCTCCCCAGGGAAATGTTTGATATTTCATCCATTCAACGGGGCTAAACCCCTATTTTGCTAGCCTAGGGTTCATTATAATCAGAATCGTTCAGCCTTGAGGGCAGGGATACCCCCCCTAATCTTGACAAGTTAAGACCCACTCATTAGAAGTCAAGAGAACGGGGAACAGGGGGGTCGGGAAAATCCGGTTGTGTCCACAATGGAAGACCCTATAAATAGTCTTGTTCAATTTGTGGAACGCTATATATGGGACTTGACACAACGCATATAAGCCTAACTTGTTAAGGTTGCCCCCCTACAATCCTAACTTGCGCCACAAAAAAGGGGGATTAGATGGCTCTAATTCCCCTCTCCTGTAAGTTTGATCCTAAATTAACTAACCGCTTCTTCTACGGGATAGACACTAATTTTTTTCTTGGACTTGGTTTTATATTCAAACTTCACCACACCATCCACCAAAGCAAACAGGGTGTCATCTCCACCGCGTCCCACATTTTGTCCAGGGTGAAATTTGGTTCCCCGTTGGCGAACGAGAATGTTTCCGGCGCGAACGACTTGGCCACCGTAACGCTTCACACCTAAGCGCTTAGAATTAGAGTCGCGGCCGTTCCTTGTACTTCCTGTTCCTTTCTT contains the following coding sequences:
- the fusA gene encoding elongation factor G — encoded protein: MFPLNKIRNIGISAHIDSGKTTISERILFYTGKIHKMGEVKGHGDTSATMDYMPLEISKGITINSAATSCFWQDHQINLIDTPGHVDFTIEVERALRVLDGGIMVLCGVAGVQSQSITVDRQMKRYNVPRIAFINKMDRVGSNVFRVVQALIDKLHLNAFLLQYPIGSERDFQGVIDLIEMQAHYYGGEHGEDWQKEPIPEHLKELAQEARDNLLDRLSFYSETMTECLLNEQPIPCELIWDTLRQATLGQEIVPVLCGSAYKNKGVQNLLEAVNRYLPSPCDRASITATDVETEQKREIPPDSDSPLVAHVFKLTDDEYGQLTYIRLYSGTIHKGKGYLNSRTQRHVRVSRIVRLHADERQDIESASAGDIVALLGVNCASGDTLCGEGINVSLEGMYIPDPVITLAITPHSQDDAARLEKALQRFSHEDPTFKVNQDPESGKTLISGMGELHLDIYLERMEQEYNAKVYIGKPAVAYRETITQGSNFDYTLKKQTGGSGQYAQVIGRLEPCSETFLFENQVRGGEIPKPFILACEKGFKDAMSTGFIQGYPVTGVKVILQGGSIHPVDSSENAFRFAARQGFEEAFRAAHPQVLEPIMRVEIETPSQFLGRIQGDLMARRGVLLGSEVIEDYTVIWADVPLVEMFGYSTDLRSLSQGMAAFAMELSGYQPIPPVVGV
- a CDS encoding ArnT family glycosyltransferase, giving the protein MKYQTFPWGGYRQRLPQPEVWQERFWWLGFLVAALLLFTVNLAELPLQAGQETMLAEAAREIMGRNWFFPTLEGRPYVEHFPLLAGLIALAYKWGGVNIWMVRLPGALAGALSVPLLYGVGREILPNRTAAIFAAFSYLTLFPVARYSRLAMGDGVTLCLELLIVFCLLRSRRDWRWTLGIGLGLGLLALVQGAGALLMGAVVFIFLQWDTPRLLRRLPLWFGLLLGITPVILWSILQSLVHEMPWLTGLMLAPLLTPLPPSRFGFPVTLLLELLLWSLPGLLMVGYGYQLCGKNLTWGWSRLIWVWTGVYGLGLILLAVFVPVSIVPLCPVWALAAGLALAEICHFPTYRPYPVLWVGILATLGLLAMMASLAVSVLFPMFPIGILILGSLGITWGSTTLLIARRDRAFPAMLFWGMYLSLLLLFTSPYWLWDLVC
- the rpmA gene encoding 50S ribosomal protein L27, whose product is MAHKKGTGSTRNGRDSNSKRLGVKRYGGQVVRAGNILVRQRGTKFHPGQNVGRGGDDTLFALVDGVVKFEYKTKSKKKISVYPVEEAVS